CATCCAAAGACGTAACCGTTATCCTGAAGTCAGTGTTGTTTTACTTTCccagctgttttttcttttttttttttttgccagtcccGCGGcttggggagggatggggctACGGCGAAAGGATGAGGGGCGGGTTCCCCTCCCGATCTCAGAGAAGCTCCCAAAAGGGCAGCGGCATGCCCACCTGCCGCCACCTCAGGCGGCCGCGAACCATTCAAATGGCCCGCGCCAAGAGGTACCCGGCGCTCGCGATTGGCGGAGCCGGACCAGCGCCCCTGGGCGGGGCCGGCCCCCTCGCAGCGGCCGCGTGTCCCGCCCGCACACAGCGGCCGCGGGTCCCGCCCCGCTGGTGCGCATGCGCGCAGTCCCCAGAGGAAAGAGTCTGCGCACACCCCCGTCCGGCCTCCGACTCGCGCCGCGGCTCCCTCCCCTGTCCGCGGAGGCTTGTCGGCTCGGCGAGACAGCAAGAGCTGCGGCCGGCAGGGGGCTGTGCGGACCCAAGGCGGCTGCGGTGGCGCCGGCCTGTGGAAAATGCCAACGGGCGGCGCTTCGGTTCGTTGCTCGTGTGACGGCCgttccccgcccccccacccctgaaCCCCCTGCGACCGCCGGGAAAGAACCGGCCCGCGCAGTGAGTACCGCACCGAGACGCTTCGGCGGGAACGAGGCCGACGGCCGGCTGTGCCGGTTGCGCCCCTGAGGTGAGtgcgggaggcggcggcggcggcggcggcggcggcagggcgcggggcgcgggAAGGACGGGGGTTGCGGCGGCTGCCACCCCGGGTCCCCGCGGCGGAGGGAGGCCGCGCGGGCCTctgcggggcggggagggccggCGCCGTCAGTGTTTAGTCTCAGCTATTCTGATGTCTAGTTTTGTGCCCTTTGCTATGTCCAATCCtatatgaatttctgtttttatctgatCGAATGGGActagcccagtggttctccaatTGGCTGGACATTCAAATTgcttggaaaactttttaaaaacataggggCCTGCAGCCTTCCCCAGACAAGTTAATTCAGAATTTCTGAAGGTGGGGCTGAGGCATTAGTATTTTCTTAAGCTCCCTGTGTGATTATAATGAGTCCAACAATCACTCCCAACTCTAATAAAACGTTCggacattttataaaacttgccGATTGAGAACCTCAGCATGTGTTTCAAATGAGTTCAGAGGAGAGAATTTCCAGTGTTAGGTGTTGGTGTTTGTTCTATCAGTTGCATTCACAATGTAGGctgacaaggggaaaaaaaaaaaaaaaaacaagaaaaaaaaattcacagggaAGGTAGACAGGCCATGCAAACGAGAGCTCAATCACAGAAGAGCTGTCTCCAGGAGGCCAAAGTCATGCTCTTTAACATTCTAAGTGATTGGTTTGTGCAGTGAACCAAGTCTGAGCAGTTCcaatgtttgaaaatgtaatgactgaaatagaaatagtaatataCCCTTCAAGGTCATGAAACAGTTCCTTGGCCTTAGGAAACATGTAACTTCTGTGAGCTCATGTAGGTCAATTTGATGGGCCTCTTATAACCTTAAGATTCATCTTGCTCCTTATCTTTCCTCtgcattaaaatatgttaataccaGCTTTGGAATCAAatcaattgttttcttttaaatctgcctttttaaaacttcctttgtATTTGCAGAATTACAAAGGAGGTGTTAAAAATTACCATATTTTCTACCTCTGAATGAAATTAAGCAAAGACCGAAGTACGAAAAGGTCATCGAAACAAGAGACTATAAAAGAAACCTGAGAATAGCGGTACCTTGCTAATGATAgcctaa
The DNA window shown above is from Camelus ferus isolate YT-003-E unplaced genomic scaffold, BCGSAC_Cfer_1.0 contig926, whole genome shotgun sequence and carries:
- the LOC116662621 gene encoding microtubule cross-linking factor 1-like produces the protein MGLRRKDEGRVPLPISEKLPKGQRHAHLPPPQAAANHSNGPRQEVPGARDWRSRTSAPGRGRPPRSGRVSRPHTAAAGPAPLVRMRAVPRGKSLRTPPSGLRLAPRLPPLSAEACRLGETARAAAGRGLCGPKAAAVAPACGKCQRAALRFVARVTAVPRPPTPEPPATAGKEPARAVSTAPRRFGGNEADGRLCRLRP